GCCATGGAGCAATGCCATAACTACAACGCTCGTCTGTGCGCGGAGAGGAGTGTGCGCATGCCCTTCCTCGACTCCCAGACCGGCGTGGCTCAGAGCAACTGCTACATTTGGATGGAGAAGAGGCACAGGGGGCCTGGTAGGAATCAGCAGTTTTCTGCCTCTCGCCACACGATATTAGAAAGGCCCTGTACTGATGATAGAAGAGTTGTAAGTGTAAAGAAGCATACAAGATGAGGTTTCATAGAAGTTGTGTTGTTCTTCAGGCAGGGCTCCGGGGCAGCTCTACACTTACCCTTccaggaggtggaggaagaaGAGAAGATCTCACCCCCCCGAGGACCCTCGGCTAGTTTTCCCCTCGGCCAAGTCAGGTATTTTGCAGTGGGATGCTCTTAAAGAATACTCAAATCGACTATATATATCAACCTATTGCGTTTGACTGCGCAGAGATCGATTTTGGACCGAAGAAAGACGCACTCTTGTCTGACGGGAGCAGCCTGGAGGCCTTGCTAAAGGGCGACTCTCTGGAGAAACGCACACCCGTCGATCCCCGAGCGTCTGAGGAAGATTCCAACACCAGCGACTACTCCGTCGGCCTGAACCCTGCCACACGCATCAGAAAGGTTCTTCTTCTCCACGCATACTTGTGATACTCCAAACAAAGGGTGTGCAAACTTTTGTGCTCAAGGGCTGTCGCTATATTTCAGTTCACCTTACGCGGTTGTGGGAATACATTGACACTGTGTTTAAAAAGTGGGTTAGTTTTAATGTGACTACAGACAGTTGGAGGGTTATTTTAAGGATTAAATTAGAAAATAACTGAACACAGTTTCTATAAATGGGTGTGTACATTTGTGCAACTGCATTATCtcagtttatttttaaaaaaggtgTTTGGATTAAGGTAGAGATTATAGGTTAAAAATAGTCTAAAAACTTTGAAGAAAATTTACCATGGTCTGTTTGTGTTGACTTAATTATTACCAAAAATCATCATTAATTAACATTAATCATTAGAAATAAAAtagttaaatataaaatatttccttttttttttaatcattttggtTTCATGTACAAGTGAGTTCACCAATTATTTAGTgcgaaatgaataaaaataaaatcctgtTCTGACACACCCTCACCCGCGTGTGCCCGCCCACCCCAGAAAATCCTGGAACCCGATGACTTCCTAGATGACCTGGATGATGAGGACTACGAGGAAGACACGCCCAAGAGAAGAGGCAAAGGCAAGGGGAAGGTAAAAGATTGCTTGGGACAAAACACAGTTGAACCATTTGTATAAAGGAGATGTCAGTTTTGAGATTGTGCATATATGTGTGCACGCGTGTTCAGGGTCGCGGCGtgggcagcagcagcaagaaGAAGCTGGACTCTGCGGCGTTGGAGGAACGCGACAAGCCATACGTGTGCGACAGTGAGTGACGCCGCCCGTCCACGACTTTGTCTCCCCCTCCTCCATCTTGTCTCTGCTCCCTGTAATCCCGTCAGCTAGCCAAGCTACTGTAGGCTTCATCTACTTCTTTATGTGTCTTATGTTTCTACTGGAGGGCAGTCACATTCTTCTGAGTGTCTGTCTGTGCTTTCTTGTCTCCTCCCCTCTCTTTCAGACGCTATCAAACAAAAGCATATTTCCAAACCTTCTGAAAAAGGTACATCAGCTTCCTTCTTACGTCGATTGCATGTCATGTCCTGGTGTGCTACTTGTGCTTTGTCGTCCACACTCTTCAGTTTGACTCACATTTTTTGTGGCTCGCGACCTAATTCAGAGGGCACTGATAGTGATTTGTCATCTTCACACTATATGGACGTTGTGCTTTGTTTTTTGCTTCATTAACCTCGTAGATAGaagcatgtgattttttttttttctatgtacGTGCTTCATCCTTTGTCTTTTCACTCCCCGCTGTGCACCATTTGATCGTTTTAAGACCTGGGAAAAAAAGGTTCTGGTATGTTTCATCCTCTTGTGTGGTTAAACTTTTATAtctatttatgaatttaatattcttattatttttaagTTTTTATGTGTCTCTAGTTATTTTTTCACTTAATATTTTGAGGGAAGCAACCTTTTGATAATAGTTTTAGATAATTTTGAAATACCTTTTGAAGTGATGATGTGAAATATTATTCATCTCAAATAACATTTAACCATTTCCCCCTAAAAGTTTTTTATGAAATGtttgtatttactttttttttttagtaattgATCACAAAGTAATTTTGGAAGATATTTCTAGTTTCTCTTTGTCTGGTGAAATACCGCCATCTCGTGGCATGTAATTTGTATTGCTGGAAAGTGGTTGTGTTTGAGTGTACTTTACatttaccctaaccctacattTACGAGCCCTAATAACTATGTAGTCACCTTTTTAATTGACATACTGTAATTTGCACAGTACTGCCCCCTAATTGCATTTAATTGGTATTGCTTGAAAGTGGTTGTGTTTGAGTGTACTATTTACATTACCATCTTCTTGATGAAGTAATTTGTGAATATGAAGATATTTAATTGCCTGTGGTTGCTCATATTGTACTCCATgtgtaaaaaatgaaaaaggttgTCGGTGAAAcattgtcaagagcactttccaGCCTATGTGGTGGTCACGCATGTCGTTGTCATTTCCGGTGTTCCGGCGTCAGTCTGCGGCAAGCGCTACAAGAACCGCCCGGGCCTGAGCTACCACTATACGCACTCGCATCTGGCCGACGAGGAGGGCGAAGAGACGGAGGAGATGGAGGCCAGCGAGCCACCGCTGCCAGAGACTCCCAAAAGTAAGCGCTCGACGCTGGTTTGGCTTGCTTGAATGTTGTAGGTGGCGCTGTTGTACTTGAGCTTGTCTCATGTCTGGATCAGCCCCAAAGAGAGGTCCGGATGGGCTGGCCTTGCCCAACAAGTACTGCGACTTCTGCTTGGGAGACTCCAAAACCAACCACAAGACGGGCCAGTCCGAAGAGCTGGTGTCCTGCTCTGACTGCGGCCGCTCAGGTTGGGAATGGCACACTAGTCCCCTCCTCCACACCCTCACTCAAATGTGCTAAAAGAAGTGTGGTGGGTTTAGGCCACCCATCCTGCCTGCAGTTCACCCCCATCATGATGGCCGCCGTCAAGACGTATCGCTGGCAGTGCATCGAATGCAAGTGCTGTAACATGTGCGGCACCTCCGAGAATGACGTGAGTTCACCCGCCTTTAATGACGGATGGATGACAAAAGATTTAAAAATGCTTTTGATAGATTCGgtttctattttatcttcaaggACCAACTACTCTTCTGCGACGACTGTGATCGAGGTTACCACATGTACTGTCTCAAGCCGCCCATGGCGGAACCCCCAGAGGGTACGTGTACAGGGTTCTTATGTGTTCACCACTTGCCACTGACTacaagtctgtgtgtgtgccatCAGGGAGCTGGAGTTGTCACCTGTGTGTGGACCTCCTGAAAGACAAAGCGTCCATCTACCAGAAGCAGGACGCCCCGCCTTCGTGATGGCCGCTCCTTCTGCACACACTTCTGCCGGCCTACTGCACTGATGTCGCGCGAGTGTGTCCAGAGGGAGGCTGTGATTGGTCCAAAGGGAAGTACGCGCTACCACGCTGGCCTCATGTCTTCACACGTGACTCTTACGCTCTCCCATTTTTCGTTCCGCGAGACCTTCAAGTGGAACTTCACTCAAATCTAGTAGCATGCCGTGCGAACCCTAGCTTTTTGACAATTTCTATATTTCTAAAGTTGATTTCAGTACACTCGGAGTACAATTTGAATTTGTTTAGATTTCAGCGCACACACAGGCTAAAAATAGATTACATGACAAGCTTACTCAAATGGCCCCAAAGACTTTGAGACTGCAGGGAGGGGGTCACATCTCAAGTGAAACATTGCTCAAGAGCAAATATGCTActcttgaatattttttttaatgaacctcAACTGCTAAGGATATTTATTAGCAAATATGATGATATACGCTAAAGTAGGGCTGCACAATATATCGAAAAAATAATAACATGCAATAAATTGTACGCTTTTATCTGAATTTGACCACTCAGATGCAAACTtaagagttagggctagggttagggttacaattCTTCAGCTAAGAATACATTATTGAGATTGCTTCTTTTGCTGCTTGGAAAAAATAGTTCTTTCAATAGATGATAAAAATGTAATTTCCTTAGGTACAGTGCTGTTTTAGGCCACCGCAAGCTTTGTCCTCGTGAGCCTTTTTAAGTTCTTAATATGACATGCAAAGCcttgcctttttaaaaaaaaaatatatataaaattttcaATGTGAGTTAATAATTTCCCAATATTCTGCAACTCTACACCACAGTCCTTGTGGCGAGCAATTGCAAATGTTTTCAAAGGCAGCGACTATTGCTTTCATATCGTTAGTTGGGTCATGGCTCAGGTAGTAGAGCGGGTCATTCAGAGGCTTGGCATTTGAACCAAGTCACATGTTGTGTTCTAAAATTTTAGTTAAATTGGCTTGGGCAACCCCATTAGGTGATTTGGCATGGAATAACCCGTAATGATCACTTTTAATTGATTTATTAATTTTCTGAATAGTGTTATGCTCATGTCTATTGCCTACCTCTGTCATTTCCAACATGTCTTTAGAGCCTTTtgtacacattaaaaaaaaaatcctcccacCAAAGTAAAGTGGTCTTTCTTGCTGTGTTGTCGCAGTTTATGCCCTTTTTTATGTTTTACTATTTTGCAGTGCCACTTGTATTTTTCtagtcttcatctgttgctataTAGCAGTTGGATGAGACCGTTGGATGAGATGGTAAAATCACTGTATGCATCTTCTCTTAGGCTGACTGATGGAATATTCCTATTATACTTTTGTTACTGTAATTTACAAGTTTGTTTTAAAGAAAGCCCTATAAATGGTcatttttttatgaaaacaaaaagccttactatacgtggtcattttttttatgaaaagaaaaagcctttggtatttttctctttattaaaacaacaagccttactatcattttttttaatttaaaaacttaccccaaaaaaattaaagcctTACTATAATTGTAGTAGTAGTCTTAGTTTTGTGCTTGCAGTACTTGTAATTGTAGTacttgtagtagtagtagtaatagtatTACTTGTAGTAATAGTACTTTTAATACTATAGTAGTACTTGTAGTAGTAGTTTGCGCCTTCAACTCACAAATCAGATCCAAAGAAATATTatcgcattattttattgcactcATAACAGTCTAGATCAATGCCTAATAGAAAAATTACCCCATCACATTTGAATAAACTTAACATTGCCTAAACATTCAATGTTTGCTTTCCTTTTTATTTCAGTCTCAAGAGTTCTGTTCACAAAAATTTTAAATCTAAAATATTTTCAGATCATTGAACATATCAATGAACTTAAAATATTCTACACACTGAAACATGCATTAGTCTTCCGTTTAATTtctaaaaacacaacaaaactaCTTAGACCTTCATTGCTTCAAATTTAAGTCAATGAtttaacacttaaaaaaaacttttggcaAGGAATTAAGCAGAATAATGATACACCCATGTAAAAACCAAATCACTTCAGTGGAACATTTAAGACTTAGATTTAATATCCTTTTGTACCAAAATAAGACGGCTTATTTaagagggttaggtttagggtaacCTAGTCCTGTACCTATACTTATCAGATtgcttatttatgttatattttattttatgaatgaATAAGCAGCAGGATAAAGCAACAATACTTATGCCGGTGAACGTTTGTGCTTAATAATTCAAATATTCCACCAAAGTGAATTCATTGGATTCGACTCATACCTCATTCCTCGTACCTCAGTGTGACTATTTAAACTAACTTAAACTCATCAGAGCTGGTGACAGGCATTAAATATATAATTGTCTATTCATAACACCCCTAATAGGCCAATCACATGACATTCATGATTAAATTGTATGAATACTTGCTGAAAATGTGCCTTTTCATCAAATAGCCTCATAGATTGCTGCTTCATTATGTAACTAACACACTCAAATATAGACGAGAATGAACAATAAATACTGCTTCCTTTTTTGGATAGATGAGGAACAACCACGGCGGTACTTTTAAACACTAACTAAGAAATCCAAGTAACAAAAAGTGCTGCTGTTAAAAGACTCAAGTGTGTTAGGAAAGCAAACCTTTCTTTTGGCTTGAGTAAAAAGGCTGAATGAGGTGGGGGTGCCGTGCCACTTAACTTCACATGTGCCCAAAGAGGATGGAGCAGAGCAGGAAGATGGCGTAAAGGAACAACAAGCCCAGACCGAGGCGACGATCCAGCCGCCAGTGGTTTAGATGAACGCTCGTCACCTGCAGGCAAACACCATGCATGATAGGACTAGTTTTGCTTGCTTCATGATATTAAAGTGGGACTGCAAGCTAAAACAAGTGTGTGGACGTACGGTGAGGAACACAGATGCCAGCAGCAAGATGACAGAATACACCAGTCCTTTGTTATTGATGGGCACCTGTGGGAGGACGAGATGACAAGCTTGAGTGGCCGACAAGACACAACAAAAGAAGAAGCACTAATGCGAGCCTACGAATGAGCCGTGGTCCACCACCAAAGTGCGGAGAGCCCACGGGAAGCCCAAACCCAGCAAGATGTCAAAGATGTTGCTGCCGATGGAGTTGGACACGGCCATGTCCCCCATGCCTGGAGTGTCGACAGACAAGATGTCAAGAGTCCATGAAACAGCAGGGGGCGCCAAACACTAACATTTGTATTGGATCAAATTGGAATGTGGATTGATTGCTTTATTACAAATATGAAAACATTTGACACAAATTTATACTTTTATTTGACCCACCTTGTCGTGCAACTATGAGGCTGGCCATGCAGTCGGGCACGCTGGTCCCTGCTGCTAGGAAGGTGATGCCCATGATGTAGTCCGGGATGTCTAAGGTGAAGCTCACAATGGTGACCTGTTTGACATATGAGAACAGCCACATCACATGATGTCGTTATTTACAGTGATGATGAT
The nucleotide sequence above comes from Syngnathus scovelli strain Florida chromosome 15, RoL_Ssco_1.2, whole genome shotgun sequence. Encoded proteins:
- the dpf2 gene encoding zinc finger protein ubi-d4 isoform X1, which translates into the protein MAAVVENVVKLRLGEQYYRDAMEQCHNYNARLCAERSVRMPFLDSQTGVAQSNCYIWMEKRHRGPGRAPGQLYTYPSRRWRKKRRSHPPEDPRLVFPSAKSEIDFGPKKDALLSDGSSLEALLKGDSLEKRTPVDPRASEEDSNTSDYSVGLNPATRIRKKILEPDDFLDDLDDEDYEEDTPKRRGKGKGKGRGVGSSSKKKLDSAALEERDKPYVCDNAIKQKHISKPSEKVCGKRYKNRPGLSYHYTHSHLADEEGEETEEMEASEPPLPETPKTPKRGPDGLALPNKYCDFCLGDSKTNHKTGQSEELVSCSDCGRSGHPSCLQFTPIMMAAVKTYRWQCIECKCCNMCGTSENDDQLLFCDDCDRGYHMYCLKPPMAEPPEGSWSCHLCVDLLKDKASIYQKQDAPPS
- the dpf2 gene encoding zinc finger protein ubi-d4 isoform X3, whose amino-acid sequence is MAAVVENVVKLRLGEQYYRDAMEQCHNYNARLCAERSVRMPFLDSQTGVAQSNCYIWMEKRHRGPGRAPGQLYTYPSRRWRKKRRSHPPEDPRLVFPSAKSEIDFGPKKDALLSDGSSLEALLKGDSLEKRTPVDPRASEEDSNTSDYSVGLNPATRIRKKILEPDDFLDDLDDEDYEEDTPKRRGKGKGKGRGVGSSSKKKLDSAALEERDKPYVCDICGKRYKNRPGLSYHYTHSHLADEEGEETEEMEASEPPLPETPKTPKRGPDGLALPNKYCDFCLGDSKTNHKTGQSEELVSCSDCGRSGHPSCLQFTPIMMAAVKTYRWQCIECKCCNMCGTSENDDQLLFCDDCDRGYHMYCLKPPMAEPPEGSWSCHLCVDLLKDKASIYQKQDAPPS
- the dpf2 gene encoding zinc finger protein ubi-d4 isoform X2 translates to MAAVVENVVKLLGEQYYRDAMEQCHNYNARLCAERSVRMPFLDSQTGVAQSNCYIWMEKRHRGPGRAPGQLYTYPSRRWRKKRRSHPPEDPRLVFPSAKSEIDFGPKKDALLSDGSSLEALLKGDSLEKRTPVDPRASEEDSNTSDYSVGLNPATRIRKKILEPDDFLDDLDDEDYEEDTPKRRGKGKGKGRGVGSSSKKKLDSAALEERDKPYVCDNAIKQKHISKPSEKVCGKRYKNRPGLSYHYTHSHLADEEGEETEEMEASEPPLPETPKTPKRGPDGLALPNKYCDFCLGDSKTNHKTGQSEELVSCSDCGRSGHPSCLQFTPIMMAAVKTYRWQCIECKCCNMCGTSENDDQLLFCDDCDRGYHMYCLKPPMAEPPEGSWSCHLCVDLLKDKASIYQKQDAPPS
- the dpf2 gene encoding zinc finger protein ubi-d4 isoform X4, whose amino-acid sequence is MAAVVENVVKLLGEQYYRDAMEQCHNYNARLCAERSVRMPFLDSQTGVAQSNCYIWMEKRHRGPGRAPGQLYTYPSRRWRKKRRSHPPEDPRLVFPSAKSEIDFGPKKDALLSDGSSLEALLKGDSLEKRTPVDPRASEEDSNTSDYSVGLNPATRIRKKILEPDDFLDDLDDEDYEEDTPKRRGKGKGKGRGVGSSSKKKLDSAALEERDKPYVCDICGKRYKNRPGLSYHYTHSHLADEEGEETEEMEASEPPLPETPKTPKRGPDGLALPNKYCDFCLGDSKTNHKTGQSEELVSCSDCGRSGHPSCLQFTPIMMAAVKTYRWQCIECKCCNMCGTSENDDQLLFCDDCDRGYHMYCLKPPMAEPPEGSWSCHLCVDLLKDKASIYQKQDAPPS